In the Gemmatimonadota bacterium genome, one interval contains:
- a CDS encoding peptidyl-prolyl cis-trans isomerase, with protein sequence MRSSAKWIWLFIVICFVGVFLFAETSGLLGIGGSQITTATAVAEVNGVEVPYLTWANLSNQLAQQEEQNSGRGLSLDERRRVEDQAFEQLVSNILLEQEYKRRGIAVSDQEIIEASQQSPPQELMQNPEFQTDGRFDIAKYRRFIGSSAARSQGVLVQLENYYRQEIPRAKLFDQLAGDAFVSDAKLWGVYRDLNDSSQVSFVAFDAAAISDSSVKIPDSELRAFYDRYKEQLTRPGRAVLSVVSIPRAVTAADSALARQRIETLRAEVVGGAKFEDVAKRESADTISGAQGGSLGTGGRNRFVKPFEDAAYALKVGEISAPVLTQFGYHLIKVDARQGDTLTMRHILVHIQQSDSSALRSDRRADSLSRIGASQDRKEKFDSAAKVLGLIPTTMVAIEGEPLMGNDGKSIPSVSAWAFSGPKVGESSDLYDSDDAYYLARLDSLFDGGVPTFEQAKDDIRRQLISRKKAETLVPKAQALAKAAAGSTLEAAAAAAGLTVTKSETFARPQFVAGLGRFNAAIGAAFTLPLGAVSAPIVTDQGVYVIRVDRRVDANKATWEAQKDSQRREAISSIQQLRVRTFLNEMRKGAKVEDHRKEINAAARQQTS encoded by the coding sequence ATGCGGAGCTCCGCGAAGTGGATTTGGCTGTTCATCGTCATCTGCTTCGTGGGAGTTTTCCTTTTCGCCGAAACCTCGGGCCTTCTAGGTATCGGCGGTTCCCAGATCACCACCGCCACCGCCGTCGCCGAAGTCAACGGCGTGGAAGTGCCCTACCTCACCTGGGCCAACCTATCGAACCAGTTGGCGCAGCAGGAAGAGCAGAATAGCGGGCGCGGACTGTCGCTCGATGAGCGGCGCCGTGTCGAGGATCAGGCCTTCGAGCAGCTGGTCTCCAACATCCTGCTGGAGCAGGAGTACAAGCGTCGGGGGATTGCGGTGTCCGACCAGGAGATCATCGAAGCGTCGCAGCAGAGCCCGCCGCAGGAACTCATGCAGAATCCCGAGTTCCAGACCGACGGTCGCTTCGACATCGCCAAGTACCGCCGGTTCATCGGCAGCTCGGCGGCTCGCTCGCAGGGGGTGCTGGTCCAGCTGGAGAACTACTACCGGCAGGAGATCCCGCGGGCCAAGCTGTTCGATCAGCTGGCCGGTGACGCCTTCGTCTCTGACGCCAAGTTGTGGGGGGTCTATCGCGACCTCAACGACTCGTCGCAGGTGAGCTTCGTGGCGTTTGACGCGGCGGCGATCTCCGATTCATCCGTCAAGATTCCGGACAGCGAGCTGCGCGCCTTCTACGATCGGTACAAGGAGCAGCTCACCCGTCCCGGCCGCGCCGTGCTCTCCGTGGTGTCGATTCCGCGCGCCGTGACGGCCGCCGACTCGGCCCTGGCGCGCCAGCGCATCGAGACGCTGCGCGCGGAGGTCGTCGGTGGGGCCAAGTTCGAGGATGTGGCCAAGCGCGAGTCGGCCGACACCATTTCCGGCGCGCAGGGTGGATCGCTCGGAACGGGGGGCCGGAACCGCTTCGTGAAGCCGTTCGAGGATGCGGCGTACGCGCTGAAGGTCGGCGAGATCTCAGCGCCCGTCCTCACGCAGTTCGGCTATCACCTCATCAAGGTCGATGCGCGCCAGGGTGACACTCTCACCATGCGCCACATCCTCGTCCACATCCAGCAGTCCGACTCGTCGGCGCTTCGCTCCGACCGGCGCGCCGACTCGCTGTCGCGCATCGGGGCGTCGCAGGATCGCAAGGAGAAGTTCGATAGCGCCGCCAAGGTGCTGGGCCTCATCCCCACCACGATGGTCGCCATCGAGGGCGAGCCGCTGATGGGGAACGACGGCAAGAGCATCCCGAGCGTGAGTGCCTGGGCCTTCAGCGGCCCCAAGGTCGGCGAATCGAGCGACCTGTACGACTCGGACGACGCCTACTACCTGGCGCGCCTCGATTCGCTCTTCGACGGTGGGGTTCCGACGTTCGAGCAGGCGAAAGACGACATTCGCCGTCAGCTCATCTCGCGCAAGAAGGCCGAGACGCTCGTGCCGAAGGCTCAGGCACTCGCCAAGGCCGCGGCAGGATCCACCCTCGAAGCGGCGGCCGCCGCCGCGGGGCTCACGGTCACCAAGTCCGAGACGTTCGCCCGCCCGCAGTTCGTGGCGGGGCTCGGCCGGTTCAATGCCGCGATCGGTGCGGCCTTCACCCTGCCACTCGGCGCCGTGAGCGCCCCGATCGTCACCGATCAGGGAGTCTACGTGATCCGGGTCGATCGCCGCGTGGACGCCAACAAGGCGACGTGGGAAGCGCAGAAGGACAGCCAGCGACGCGAGGCGATCAGCTCGATCCAGCAGCTGCGCGTGCGCACCTTCCTCAACGAGATGCGGAAGGGGGCGAAGGTCGAGGATCATCGCAAGGAGATCAACGCCGCCGCTCGCCAGCAGACCAGCTGA
- the aroQ gene encoding type II 3-dehydroquinate dehydratase has product MRIAVLNGPNLNLLGTREPALYGTTTLAEIEARLRAVGAELGVDVFCAQHNGEGELITEIQGLRGHAQGALINAGAYSHTSLALRDAFAAAEVPFVEVHLTNIYAREPERRHSMLAPGARAVICGFGAEGYEWGLRGLVALLKGRE; this is encoded by the coding sequence GTGAGAATCGCAGTCCTCAACGGTCCGAATCTCAACCTCCTCGGCACGCGCGAACCCGCGCTGTACGGGACGACGACCCTGGCAGAAATCGAAGCCCGGCTTCGCGCAGTTGGCGCGGAGCTGGGCGTCGACGTTTTCTGCGCCCAGCACAATGGGGAAGGGGAACTCATCACCGAGATCCAGGGGCTGCGCGGTCATGCGCAGGGCGCCCTGATCAACGCCGGGGCATACTCGCACACGAGTCTCGCCCTCCGCGACGCCTTCGCCGCGGCCGAGGTGCCGTTCGTCGAGGTGCACCTGACGAACATCTACGCGCGCGAGCCCGAGCGGCGGCATTCGATGCTCGCGCCGGGGGCCCGCGCGGTGATCTGCGGCTTCGGTGCTGAGGGGTACGAGTGGGGGCTGCGCGGGCTGGTGGCGCTCCTCAAGGGCCGTGAGTAG
- a CDS encoding DUF4321 domain-containing protein, whose protein sequence is MAKGTSSTRRPLFHGLVLASGFIVGGFMTQFSRRFLPVGAVKEFLTTGVTPSLGPLHVDLVILKFALGPIALDVSLLSLVGVLIAYLIARSLF, encoded by the coding sequence ATGGCCAAGGGAACGTCTTCGACCCGACGCCCGCTCTTTCACGGGCTCGTCCTCGCCTCCGGCTTCATCGTTGGCGGCTTCATGACCCAGTTTTCGCGACGATTTCTCCCCGTCGGCGCCGTCAAGGAATTCTTGACGACCGGGGTGACCCCGTCGCTGGGCCCCTTGCACGTTGACCTCGTTATCTTGAAGTTCGCATTGGGGCCGATCGCGCTCGATGTGTCACTTCTGAGTCTTGTCGGTGTATTGATCGCCTACCTCATCGCGCGATCGCTTTTCTAG
- a CDS encoding aminopeptidase P family protein, translated as MRGTSGGCAGWWRSSRAVSSAREGRLAALVDRLVANHLDGVLITSLPNIRYLTGFSGSNALLFVSARDVYLVTDFRYETQAADEAGDVADVRVEASSLWSGLWTLLAPLPGLQALGFESAHLIHRDFQRLLEQGERYHWRPSTELVEELRARKDADEVALIRTAGAMAMEALRETLDGVRPGMTELAVCGALERALRRAGSDAHPFPPIIASGPRSALPHARASDRAIAPGEFLLLDFGASAGGYCSDVTRTVVVGRADERQRATYEAVQEANAVAREGVRAGMRGREADALARGVLEARGLGERFGHGLGHGIGLQVHEAPRLSRLAEEVLPLGSVVTIEPGVYVPEWGGVRIEDDVHLSADGAELLTHFTRELLELT; from the coding sequence CTGAGGGGTACGAGTGGGGGCTGCGCGGGCTGGTGGCGCTCCTCAAGGGCCGTGAGTAGCGCGCGCGAAGGCCGGCTCGCCGCCCTCGTCGATCGCCTGGTCGCCAATCACCTCGATGGGGTGCTGATCACGTCGCTCCCCAACATCCGGTACCTCACGGGCTTTTCGGGGTCGAACGCGCTCCTCTTCGTGTCGGCGCGCGACGTGTACCTGGTGACCGACTTCCGCTACGAGACGCAGGCGGCGGACGAGGCGGGTGACGTGGCGGACGTGCGCGTGGAGGCGAGCTCGCTCTGGTCGGGGCTCTGGACGCTCCTGGCCCCCCTGCCCGGGTTGCAGGCGCTCGGATTCGAGTCGGCCCACCTGATCCATCGCGATTTTCAGCGCCTTCTCGAACAGGGGGAACGCTACCATTGGCGCCCCTCCACCGAGCTGGTGGAGGAGCTCCGGGCACGCAAGGACGCGGACGAGGTGGCCCTCATCCGAACGGCCGGAGCGATGGCGATGGAGGCGTTGCGCGAGACGCTTGACGGGGTGCGCCCCGGGATGACCGAGCTGGCGGTCTGCGGGGCGCTGGAGCGCGCGCTCCGCCGCGCCGGCAGCGACGCCCATCCCTTCCCGCCGATCATCGCCTCGGGGCCGCGATCGGCACTTCCGCATGCACGGGCATCGGACCGGGCTATTGCGCCCGGAGAGTTTCTGTTGTTGGATTTCGGGGCGTCTGCGGGCGGCTATTGTTCGGACGTGACGCGGACCGTGGTGGTTGGACGGGCCGACGAGCGGCAGCGTGCGACGTACGAGGCGGTGCAGGAAGCGAACGCGGTGGCGCGGGAGGGTGTCCGGGCCGGTATGCGCGGGCGCGAAGCAGACGCGCTGGCGCGTGGCGTCTTGGAGGCTCGTGGGCTCGGAGAGCGGTTTGGCCACGGCTTGGGGCACGGGATCGGGCTGCAGGTGCATGAAGCGCCCCGGCTCTCGCGTTTGGCGGAGGAGGTGCTTCCGCTCGGCTCAGTGGTTACCATCGAGCCGGGGGTGTACGTGCCGGAGTGGGGGGGAGTACGAATCGAAGATGACGTTCATCTGAGCGCCGACGGGGCCGAGCTACTCACGCATTTCACGCGGGAGCTTCTCGAGCTGACCTGA
- the accB gene encoding acetyl-CoA carboxylase biotin carboxyl carrier protein encodes MDLRYVKKLIEMLDGSSVDSVEISSDKGMKIRISKTPQQRGAMQIPTPVAMPALMPAAPVGRPTPTEAMPAIGDAEAAPRAEPPKANLLEVKSPMVGTYYAQPEPGSKPYVSVGQRIEKGQTLCIIEAMKIMNEIESEFSGVVKEVVASDSQPVEYGQVLIRIDPNG; translated from the coding sequence ATCGACTTACGCTATGTGAAGAAACTGATCGAGATGCTCGACGGCTCGTCCGTCGACTCCGTGGAGATCTCCTCGGACAAGGGGATGAAGATCCGCATCTCGAAGACGCCCCAGCAGCGCGGGGCGATGCAGATCCCGACGCCGGTGGCGATGCCGGCCCTCATGCCCGCGGCTCCGGTCGGTCGCCCCACGCCGACCGAGGCGATGCCGGCGATTGGTGACGCGGAGGCGGCCCCGCGTGCCGAGCCACCCAAGGCCAACCTGCTCGAGGTGAAGTCGCCGATGGTGGGGACGTACTACGCGCAGCCCGAGCCGGGGTCGAAGCCGTATGTCTCGGTTGGGCAGCGCATCGAGAAGGGGCAGACGCTGTGCATCATCGAGGCGATGAAGATCATGAACGAGATCGAATCCGAGTTCTCGGGCGTGGTCAAGGAAGTCGTGGCCTCGGACTCGCAGCCCGTGGAGTACGGCCAGGTCCTGATCCGCATCGATCCGAATGGGTAA
- a CDS encoding tetratricopeptide repeat protein, whose protein sequence is MATSARLDELKKKFDENPRRYFAPLANEYRKLGDLTQAIALCRAHLPNQPGHISGHIVLAQALYEARELGEARSFFEAALDLDPENLIALRFLGDIAREQGEPQNARIWYERVLEADPRNDEIAQLLKTIDETPVAVAEAPAAPDFLPAIEPTSYELPATGSDAASDAPGDLASVGHADVHADLQGDLQGNLQADVHADVQENFSTDFSFASHGEVSLDSPVEPPRGVSAEYAAITADPAEQDVLAYGVPGEDVFPEPEAIAAGHSDIDDPFFGSTSHDAPMALGELEAVAEPSVDDWFGVPAAEPETAIASSNDPAAAEAFDDSFFPDLASATPVAVPAVAEAATFSIELPEAIDAKAPPPPYVRADEGRPGSIPTPPFLAALDANDPMPAATLDTSLLAESAPEPTPAFSFSAAPTPVDSPAILSANVVADEAEVAAPVAEVREEGEVAPEWSAGADAFDLVETSAPAVASAVVAEDDLAPAIASQGEAFAPVAEAVAAPEEALAAIDEAFSPFDEIETSDLATVEAVAPAPIADEVEDPTLEVEAIEEPVSAVAEAVVSDLEAPEPIVADAAPALGMLDGIVTEDRLADYAQELAAAPVADGLVVEYGEFVPPAIDETPFIASSISVPLDAPDAYSAGAPTLSAHEPFPMEADVVLGASPTPTWSAPVSADPLVVEPIAGFVAHEVQQDRLEAPVASVDDARAEDVPAESPAFVTETMAELYLQQGFHDEALSIYRQLLAQQPDDRALRDRVAALERGASSTVVDGLVPRDAVDRAGQSVRGFFAHFARREPRRQAAQQRGSDDDAEPGEPAPSATIGRESSFSGVATREEALTVPDAPSGMPTLTQLFASGAVSGADEHAASMLASAFGGGEPSPVGPAGGSGERELSLEHLFRDVPARSSGAVTLDEFYEGSSSGESDPASQHTEDADERGADIEQFTAWLEGLKKK, encoded by the coding sequence ATGGCCACGTCCGCCCGACTCGACGAGCTGAAAAAGAAGTTTGACGAGAACCCGCGTCGGTATTTCGCGCCTCTCGCCAACGAGTACCGGAAGCTGGGGGATCTCACCCAGGCGATCGCGCTCTGTCGCGCGCACCTGCCCAACCAGCCCGGTCACATCAGCGGTCACATCGTCCTTGCGCAGGCGCTCTACGAGGCGCGTGAGCTTGGGGAAGCGCGCTCGTTCTTCGAGGCGGCGCTCGACCTCGATCCCGAGAACCTGATCGCCCTTCGCTTCCTCGGCGACATCGCCCGGGAACAGGGCGAGCCGCAGAACGCGCGCATCTGGTACGAGCGCGTCCTCGAGGCCGATCCGCGCAACGACGAGATCGCGCAGCTGCTCAAGACGATCGATGAGACCCCGGTCGCCGTCGCGGAGGCGCCAGCCGCGCCGGACTTCCTCCCCGCGATCGAACCCACCAGCTACGAGCTTCCGGCCACCGGCAGCGATGCCGCATCTGACGCGCCGGGCGACCTGGCCTCCGTTGGGCACGCGGACGTGCATGCCGACCTGCAGGGCGATCTACAGGGCAACCTGCAGGCGGACGTTCACGCCGACGTGCAGGAGAACTTCTCGACTGACTTCTCCTTTGCCAGCCATGGCGAGGTTTCGCTCGACAGCCCGGTGGAGCCCCCTCGGGGCGTGTCCGCCGAGTATGCGGCGATCACCGCCGATCCGGCCGAGCAGGACGTGTTGGCGTACGGCGTTCCCGGCGAGGACGTCTTCCCGGAGCCGGAGGCGATCGCCGCCGGTCACAGCGACATCGACGACCCGTTCTTCGGCTCCACGTCGCACGACGCGCCGATGGCGCTCGGCGAGCTCGAGGCCGTAGCCGAGCCGTCGGTTGACGACTGGTTCGGGGTTCCGGCGGCGGAGCCTGAGACCGCCATCGCCAGCAGCAACGATCCCGCGGCCGCCGAAGCGTTCGACGATTCGTTCTTCCCCGACCTGGCGTCGGCGACCCCCGTCGCGGTCCCCGCCGTCGCCGAGGCGGCGACCTTCTCGATCGAGCTCCCGGAAGCGATCGACGCCAAGGCGCCGCCGCCGCCATATGTGCGCGCCGACGAAGGGCGACCCGGGTCGATTCCCACCCCGCCGTTCCTCGCCGCGCTCGACGCCAACGACCCGATGCCGGCGGCCACGCTCGACACGTCCCTCCTGGCCGAGTCGGCCCCGGAGCCGACGCCGGCGTTCTCGTTCAGCGCGGCACCGACCCCCGTCGACTCCCCCGCGATTCTGTCGGCCAACGTCGTCGCTGATGAGGCAGAGGTGGCGGCACCCGTCGCCGAAGTGCGCGAGGAGGGAGAGGTCGCTCCCGAGTGGAGCGCCGGAGCAGATGCGTTCGACCTCGTCGAGACCAGCGCGCCGGCCGTTGCCAGCGCCGTTGTGGCCGAGGACGATTTGGCACCCGCGATCGCGTCTCAAGGCGAAGCGTTCGCGCCCGTCGCCGAGGCCGTCGCTGCGCCGGAGGAGGCGCTGGCGGCGATCGATGAGGCCTTCTCACCGTTCGACGAGATCGAGACCTCCGACCTCGCGACGGTCGAGGCGGTGGCCCCGGCCCCGATCGCCGACGAGGTCGAGGATCCCACGCTCGAAGTGGAGGCGATCGAGGAACCCGTGAGCGCCGTCGCCGAGGCTGTGGTGAGCGACCTCGAGGCCCCCGAGCCGATCGTCGCCGACGCGGCGCCCGCGTTAGGCATGCTCGACGGGATCGTGACGGAGGATCGCCTGGCCGACTACGCGCAGGAACTCGCCGCCGCCCCGGTTGCCGATGGGTTGGTCGTCGAGTACGGCGAGTTCGTCCCCCCCGCCATCGACGAGACGCCGTTCATCGCCAGCAGCATCTCCGTTCCGCTCGATGCGCCCGACGCCTACAGCGCGGGAGCGCCTACGCTGAGCGCGCACGAACCGTTCCCGATGGAGGCCGATGTCGTCCTCGGGGCGTCACCGACTCCGACGTGGAGCGCGCCCGTCTCGGCCGATCCGCTCGTCGTCGAACCGATTGCCGGGTTCGTCGCGCACGAAGTGCAGCAGGACCGTCTCGAAGCCCCGGTCGCGTCGGTCGATGACGCGCGAGCCGAAGACGTTCCAGCGGAGTCGCCGGCCTTTGTCACCGAGACGATGGCCGAGCTGTACCTGCAGCAGGGCTTCCACGACGAGGCGCTGTCGATCTACCGCCAGCTGCTCGCACAGCAGCCCGACGATCGTGCGCTGCGCGACCGGGTCGCCGCGCTGGAACGCGGCGCCTCGTCGACCGTCGTTGACGGGCTCGTCCCGCGCGACGCGGTCGACCGGGCCGGGCAGTCGGTGCGCGGCTTCTTCGCGCACTTCGCGCGGCGTGAGCCCCGACGGCAGGCGGCGCAGCAGCGCGGGAGCGACGATGACGCGGAGCCGGGTGAACCTGCCCCGTCGGCAACGATCGGGCGCGAATCGAGCTTTTCGGGGGTCGCGACACGCGAGGAGGCGCTGACCGTCCCCGATGCGCCGTCAGGGATGCCGACGCTGACGCAGCTCTTTGCGTCCGGCGCCGTGTCGGGGGCCGATGAGCACGCCGCATCGATGCTGGCCTCCGCTTTCGGCGGTGGTGAGCCGTCGCCGGTGGGGCCGGCGGGCGGGAGTGGCGAACGGGAGTTGTCACTTGAGCATCTCTTTCGCGATGTTCCTGCACGCTCGTCCGGCGCCGTGACGCTCGATGAGTTCTACGAAGGCTCGTCGTCAGGGGAATCAGACCCCGCCTCGCAGCATACCGAGGATGCCGATGAGCGCGGCGCGGACATCGAGCAGTTCACGGCCTGGCTCGAAGGCCTCAAGAAGAAGTGA
- a CDS encoding polyprenyl synthetase family protein, which produces MTARPRTSSPSPASLKDIQAPVEGALSRVHDEMWRIVAIDSEFFRGVNEHLMLMKGKMVRPTLLLLSSEIEGAGETRAAAYAAVLELIHLATLVHDDAVDHSVLRRGMPTINSLFTHQVAVIAGDFLYSRAIQELVRLDDMDVLRVISDAANELTIGEMRQLGALDALAFSESDYEFLIKCKTAALFKAACDVGALCGAPRFRSQLARFGERLGMAFQVQDDLLDYTEDSGTTGKPTGLDLKEHKVTLPLIEALRRVSTDQRAVIERLFAMPEPSDTDIARVVEIVRETGGLDFARRRGEEYASQAEEALYDLPDSPARAALNDALAYVLDRRF; this is translated from the coding sequence GTGACCGCTCGACCCCGCACATCTTCTCCCAGCCCCGCTTCGCTCAAGGACATTCAGGCCCCCGTCGAGGGCGCGCTGTCGCGCGTCCATGACGAGATGTGGCGCATCGTGGCCATCGACAGCGAGTTCTTTCGTGGCGTCAACGAGCACCTGATGCTGATGAAGGGGAAGATGGTGCGGCCGACGCTCCTCCTTCTCTCCAGCGAAATCGAGGGGGCAGGGGAAACGCGCGCCGCCGCGTACGCCGCCGTCCTCGAGCTGATTCATCTCGCCACGCTCGTGCACGACGACGCGGTCGATCACTCGGTCCTGCGTCGTGGGATGCCGACGATCAACTCGCTGTTCACGCACCAGGTGGCGGTGATCGCCGGCGATTTCCTGTACTCGCGCGCGATCCAGGAGCTGGTGCGGCTCGACGACATGGACGTGCTGCGCGTGATCTCCGACGCGGCGAACGAGCTGACCATCGGCGAGATGCGCCAGCTGGGGGCGCTGGACGCGCTGGCGTTCTCCGAGTCCGACTACGAGTTCCTGATCAAGTGCAAGACCGCCGCCCTGTTCAAGGCCGCGTGCGATGTGGGGGCGCTCTGCGGCGCCCCGCGCTTCCGCTCGCAGCTGGCGCGATTCGGCGAGCGACTGGGCATGGCCTTCCAGGTGCAGGACGACCTGCTCGACTACACCGAGGATTCCGGGACCACCGGAAAGCCAACGGGGCTCGACCTGAAGGAGCACAAGGTCACCCTCCCGCTCATCGAGGCGCTTCGACGGGTGAGCACCGATCAGCGTGCGGTCATCGAACGCCTCTTCGCCATGCCGGAGCCGAGCGACACCGACATCGCGCGCGTGGTGGAAATCGTCCGGGAGACCGGGGGACTCGACTTTGCCCGCCGGCGAGGTGAGGAGTACGCCTCGCAGGCAGAGGAGGCGCTCTACGACCTTCCGGACTCCCCGGCCCGTGCGGCGCTGAACGACGCGCTGGCCTACGTCCTCGACCGGCGCTTCTGA
- a CDS encoding tetratricopeptide repeat protein yields MRLVEAYVELADSLFRSGEPEKARVVYSRVLELSPGNGRARFALGMLSTEEEAERAETSRPAAGSIPMSPDYVVTLFDRSASASGSVPAASSSDSLASISADIPVVSDSLFILPPSSPETGDERGAGESASTVDVGDLVTQEREQSDSADDARAAADASGGAEAPAAVADVAGTDADQEEDAGQDAEGSVAPFPAPSLDDEIDAAFATPPVVEAAVDDGLPGLPAADYDFAGTPPLGAAALATPFSSEEMPLVTSLTPPLVPAVPAASRPTPVAAPLVQPPSGDDDFVDLGSWLREDEPVRTTRMVAAEATPTGDEQADFDEMLRRFKQGVAANVDEEDYDSHYDLGVAYKEMGLTDEAIAEFQKALRGDSHRVRSYEALGQCFVEKGQLQVAVTLLRRATETTGADDQQLVGVLYLLGYASEVMARHADALGYYQRVFAVDIEFRDVAQRVAAMEHVTQ; encoded by the coding sequence TTGCGACTCGTGGAGGCGTACGTCGAGCTGGCCGACTCCCTCTTCCGTAGCGGTGAGCCCGAGAAGGCGCGCGTGGTCTACAGCCGGGTGCTGGAGCTGTCGCCGGGGAATGGGCGCGCCCGCTTCGCGCTCGGGATGCTGAGCACCGAGGAAGAAGCGGAGCGCGCGGAGACGTCACGACCGGCGGCCGGGTCGATCCCGATGTCGCCTGACTACGTGGTGACGCTCTTCGATCGGTCCGCGTCGGCCAGCGGAAGCGTCCCGGCGGCGTCTTCGTCTGATTCGCTCGCGTCGATCTCGGCGGACATCCCGGTCGTCTCCGATTCGCTGTTCATTCTGCCGCCGTCGTCGCCGGAGACGGGCGATGAACGTGGGGCGGGCGAGTCCGCGTCGACGGTCGACGTCGGCGACCTGGTGACGCAGGAGCGGGAACAGTCGGACTCGGCGGATGACGCGCGTGCGGCCGCCGATGCGAGCGGTGGCGCTGAGGCGCCCGCCGCGGTCGCGGATGTCGCCGGCACCGACGCCGACCAGGAAGAGGATGCGGGACAGGACGCGGAGGGGAGCGTGGCTCCCTTCCCGGCGCCCTCGCTCGACGACGAGATCGACGCCGCCTTCGCGACGCCCCCGGTCGTCGAGGCCGCCGTCGACGACGGCTTGCCGGGTCTCCCGGCGGCCGACTACGACTTCGCCGGGACGCCCCCGCTCGGCGCGGCGGCGCTGGCGACGCCGTTCTCCTCCGAGGAAATGCCGCTGGTCACGTCGCTCACCCCGCCGCTCGTCCCGGCGGTACCCGCGGCCTCCCGGCCGACACCGGTGGCGGCGCCGCTCGTCCAGCCGCCGTCAGGCGACGACGACTTCGTCGACCTGGGCAGCTGGCTCCGCGAGGACGAGCCGGTGCGCACCACCCGCATGGTCGCCGCCGAGGCGACCCCGACGGGCGACGAGCAGGCCGATTTCGACGAGATGCTGCGGCGCTTCAAGCAGGGCGTGGCCGCCAACGTCGACGAGGAGGACTACGACTCGCACTACGATCTTGGGGTCGCCTACAAGGAAATGGGGCTGACCGACGAGGCGATTGCCGAGTTCCAGAAGGCGCTGCGCGGCGATTCGCACCGGGTGCGGTCGTACGAGGCGCTGGGGCAGTGTTTTGTCGAGAAGGGACAGCTGCAGGTCGCGGTGACGCTCCTGCGCCGGGCGACCGAGACGACCGGCGCCGACGACCAACAGCTGGTGGGGGTGTTGTATCTCCTGGGGTACGCGAGCGAAGTTATGGCACGCCACGCCGATGCACTTGGTTATTATCAGCGTGTGTTTGCCGTCGACATCGAGTTCCGCGATGTCGCGCAGCGCGTGGCCGCCATGGAGCACGTGACCCAGTGA
- the tatA gene encoding twin-arginine translocase TatA/TatE family subunit, producing MNFGNLGFMEILLILVVVLLLFGARRLPEIGASFGKSIKEFKKGISDVDRSIQEETRNAALPPRPAEPLRQDQDEPARPEPKRLIS from the coding sequence ATGAACTTCGGGAACCTGGGCTTCATGGAGATCCTCCTGATCCTCGTGGTCGTGCTGCTCCTCTTTGGAGCGCGCCGACTGCCGGAGATCGGAGCGTCGTTCGGCAAGAGCATCAAGGAGTTCAAGAAGGGGATCTCCGACGTGGATCGCAGCATCCAGGAGGAGACGCGCAACGCCGCGCTTCCGCCGCGCCCCGCGGAGCCGCTGCGTCAGGACCAGGACGAGCCGGCGCGCCCTGAGCCCAAGCGCCTCATTTCCTGA